GGGGGCTCCAGCCCAAAGTCGTTGCCATGAGGCGGGGGGAGCATACCCACTGAGACGTCGGACGATTGCCAGGGGTACTGGGGCGTAAGCACATctgaggagggaaggaaggaaagagtatttgagctgtgtgatagggatagtattatacagtatagTCCACAGAATCATATCAAACACACAGACCATAGAAGAAAATAATAGTTGACTTAATTTGTAGAAGAAAGGAACCACACATAAAACAAAAGCATACCCGGCAATCTCCCAGCAGCCAGTGCATCTCCAGGGAGGTGTCCGTTCACGCCATTAGTTGGCAGATTGCTCATGTGACCCAACATTCCACTGCGCATCTCCAGGTCAGTCGGGTAAGGTCTACGTGGATCACCTGTTATAAGGAATGTCATCAAGTCGATTGAAGAGTAATTACTGTAGTATTGTGAATGCTAGTCACTGCTGTGATAGGGAGTATTTGAACCTCAGCCACTATCACTACCGAGAGGAAATTCCAGTCTGGAGAGAAGGAACATGCAAGGAAAGGAGGATCtgggagaggtagtgatggggggggggggtatctaaGACttcaaaacaaaataaaaaaaggtCATAAAGAAGACAAACCTGGTACCCAGTTGAGAGGGGCACACACTGCATTGCTGGCACTAATCCTGTGGGCATATTTGATGATCTCTTCTGAGGAGATGCTGCCTGAAAGACAACAGTTATTTTAGTTTCACATCTATAATCTCTGGTGGTATTTATGTATCAGAAAGCTCTCCAGGTACTCAGACGAATGCTGTGAAAATCAGGCTCACCTTTTCTGGCCTTATCAATAGATTTTAGCTTCTCCTTTGCTTGGTATACAGCAGTCGCCTAGAAGAGAGAAGTTTGGGCAAAAAAGGTTAGGTTGAATCAAAGCCATAAACAATGTGCTGTTGGGTTCCAATTTAGTAAAGGAAACACATTCTATACTCTTTAGGATTTCTTATCATTCTCCAGCGCCACTATTCTCACCAGTATATGTTCAGCCTCCTTCAGCTGTTTCTGGAGCTGCTGGATGTCgcagtctctcttctccacctccttctccagGACCTGCATCTCTTGGTGCACCTTGCCCTGCTCCTGTGCCACCCTCATCAGCTCCTGGAACTCTCTGTCTCGCTGCACCAGCAGCTCCAGGATCTACTCACAGCAAAACACGTGCATTCAGACTTCTGACCGACTGCACATTGTAAGATAGACTACTATTGACACAAAGTTGTGTGGAGAAAAGCACTCTCAAACCTATTTCATAAAATGCAAACTAAATCTGAGTGGTATGTTCAGTTATGGTGCACATCTTATAATTCTTTGAATAGCTTGGATTGCAGATATTGTTGCTACATTTAAATATAGTTTTAGGTTGAATCAGGTGCCTGTTACCTGGGTGTCCTCGCCTCCTTGGGGGAGTTTTTGGCTCCTTGACAGTGCAAGCATCTCTATCAATTCCCTGAAATACGAGTAACATTGGGTTTTattcactgctcaaaaaaataaagggaacacttaaacaacacaatgtaactccaagtcattcacaattctgtgaaatcaaactgtccactgaggaagcaacactgattgacaaatgtcacatgctgttgtgcaaatggaatagacaacaggtggaaattataggcaattagcaagacacacacaataaaggagtggttctgcaggtggtgaccacagaccacttctcagttcctatgcttcctggctgatgttttggtcacttttgaatgctggcggtgcgttcactctagtggtagcatgagatggagtctacaacccacacaagtggctcaggtagtgcagctcatccaggatggaaaatcaatgcgagctgtggcaagaaggtttgcggtgtctgtcagcgtagtgtccagagcatggaggcgctaccaggagacaggccagtacatcaggagacgtggaggaggccgtaggagggcaacaacccagcagcaggaccgctacctccgcctttgtgcaaggaggagcaggaggaacactgccagagccctgcaaaatgacctctagtaggccacaaatgtgcatgtgtctgctcaaacggtcagaaacagactccatgagggtggtatgagggcccgacgtccacaggacaccaagattggcaaattcaccactggcgccctgtgctcttcacagatgaaagcaggttcacattgagcacatgtgacagacatgatAGAGTCTGGAGatggtggcatttctttggggggccgcacagcttgagaccatatgctggtgcggttggccctgggttcctcctaatgcaagacaatgctagacctcatgtggctggagtgtgtcagcagttcctgcaagaggaaggcattgatgctatggaatggcccgcccattccccaaaCCTGAATCCacttgagcacatctgggacatcatggcttgctccatccaccaacgtccaggtctgggaggagaccatccgccacctcatcaggagcatgcccaggcgttgtagggaggtcatacaggcacgcggaggccacacacactactgagcctcattttgacttgttttaaggacattacatcaaagttggatcagcctgtagtgtggttttccactttaattttgagtgtgatgCCAAATCCAGACCtacatgggttgataaatttgatttccattgataatttgtgtgattttgttgtcagcacattcaacacattcagatctaggatgtgttattttagtgatccctttattttttgagcagtgtatatacacaatCCATGGCTGACGTTATAGCCTATACAACAGTAGTTCACAACATTTttcggttactgtaccaccaactgaattttgctTTGCCTGGAGTACACCTAATGtaccccctcatgtgcatttAACCAGTAACCCTATgatctcatgagtcttctcaagtaccccttGTGGATAGGCCAATTACCCCCAGGGGTCCCggtacccctggttgggaaccactggcctaGCAGTAACATTACACTCAGAACACGAAACGTAGGCATTGTTGACTAAACTACAAACTAGATCATTTGAATGGCTGTTCAGGAAACAATTATTCCGGTGAGAAAATAATACATTCGTACCTGGATAACACTTCTAAATCGTCCAGTACCGATAATAACCGCTCTTTCGTAGATTTATCAGTCACCGCCATTATTGTTTCCACGCCACTGCGCAGAACAGGAAATAGAGCTGATGTTTTTTTGTGTGGAAATTAAAGCGTGCTTAGCGACGTCTGTTGGAAAGGAGTGAAAAGGCATTCTGTTGGCAAAGTCACTGAGGCAAAAATAGAAAGAGGCGGAGCCACATCTATACAGAAGAAAATAGTATTCTCTGGAAGTTAGGTGCTCGGCGCTCAGCTGTTGAGTTGAGGAGAATATTTGGTTGAGTCGGGCAGCACgagctgtgtgtgtttatctgcgcGGTCGTAGGAGCTACAGCAGCAAGATTCCAAAGAAATTCGACGTGCTAAACACACTCGCTCTGTTATTTTAAAATCAACCAGTGCAAATTTCACGATGGTGAAGGTATCCTTTAATTCAGCCCTCGGGCAGAAAGACATGAAAAAGGACAGCGAAACCCTAATTCCCGAGGACAAGGTGAGTAATTACAACTGCGAATAGCCTTCAAggattgtgttattgactgtacgtttgtttatgtgtaaccgtgtttttgtcgcactggtttgctttatcttggccaggtcacagttgtaaatgagaagttgttctcaactggcctacctgcttaaataaataaaggtgaaaaaataaataataataagtaCGTTAACGTTGGTTATCTAACGGCAGAAAACATTGTCACAGTTGAACAGACACAGATGGCAAAATTAAGACGTCAATCCCCTAGTTAGCTCTTTTAGCCAGATCAGAGATTAGCCAATACATTATATATAGCTAGCTAATTACCGAAATTAGATACATTTGAACTAAGCGAAAGTAATATTTGGCCAAATGTGTCTAAATTTAACATTTAGGTCTGAGACTTGCTTAATCAGCTCTCAACAATTCACTGACCACCATTATCTAACGTGAAATTATAGCCTACAGGGGCTGCCAGTTACTGCTTTCTTTCCCCTTTGCAAATGGCAGGCTGAATGTCAATTTAATGTTTAGAGTTTTGGAGATCAGCTGGAACTTCTTTGTCACTTGAAGCCAGCATTTGTTCTGTCCCCGCTGTTTACATTGATACACCATCAACTGTTCTTTCTCATTCCAAGAACAGCAGTAGCGTTTTGATAAGGGTTATCAACACTGAATTGTCATCATTCTGTTGTTTGTCAGTGTTGGTTGGACCAAGAAATGGACAGATACAACATTCATTTCTAAGAACGGTATGATGCCAAGTATTTTGAAATAATCTAAAATAAGAAACTTTATCCCCAGGGGGGAAATTTATATTGCACATTAACAACATCTTAAAAATACATGAATAAATATGGTATATGAAATATGCAGTACAGACGCCTACATGACACAATGCATATGCTTACAACTGATAAGAAGAGTAGGAGTGTGAGACAGCACTCATATGATGTCTGCTCACTTATCATCAAATACATGCCAATTGGGCAGGTTGCCTCTGAGAAGATGATGTGAAGTGGCAGACGAGTCTGCATTGCAAATAACTCCATCTGTCTCCGCTCGCTGACTCATACCATTCAATACATTTTTCAGTACACAGTTCTGTCTTCTATCCTTCCACCCATTAAGATTCTCACAGCCTAGACTGTTTCCCCTTGAGGAAATTTGTCTTGGGTCTCCCAACAAGCCCAGCGTTGTATTACATTTATcacaacacaaaacaatacaggGTTACATACAGTCAATATGGATAATGGAACTACCATGCATTGGTAAAATctagctttatttatacagcacatttcagacaatATGCTTTACAGGAAAGCATCTTCAGGTTCTccggcaggctattccagaggctgggggcataatcACTGAGGGACCTACTAGGTAGATACCATtaaagcatgtctgacatgtatttTGGTGCACAATTGTGGGTTGATTTCAAAAACCAATAGAAGAATCTTAAAATGTATTCTAAATctcacaggcagccagtgcagaCCTTAAAActggtgtaatgtgtgctctccatcTTGGTCATTACgtgtgctgcagcattctgtatgttttgcagttgacaACTTTAGTTCAGAATCTAAATCAGGTTTTTTACCTGGTGTTTTATCTTTATTGCCTGTGAATTTAAATGTGCGGCTAGAttctctctgtgctttggctcTGACAATAAGTACCTCGCtcttgtcttgatttagctggaggaagttgTGAGTCATCAAAGTATTTTAATCACTTATGTAGTCTAATAATTGATTTGTGGAGCTAAAATCCTCTGGTGGCACAAATGTAAAGTTGTGTATCTTGCTGTGCTTTCTGATAATGCTGTCaaggggatatatatatatatatatctcacacacagttgaagtcggaagtttacatacaccttagctaactacatttaaactcagtttttcacaattcctgacatttaatcctagtacaaatgccctgtcttaggtcagttagtaacaccactttattttaggaatgtaaaatgtcagaataatagtagagaattatttatttaagcttttaatttctttcatcacattcccagtgggtcagaagtttacatacactcaattagtatttggtacgattgcctttaaattgtttaacttggatcaaacggagtgtggtgtcaggaaaataacctcacgttcaatgtcaacaaaacaaaggagatgatcgtggacttcaggaaacagcagagggagcacccccctatccacaccgatgggacagtagtggagaaggtgggaagttttaagttcctcggcgtacacatcacggacaaactgaaatggtccacccacacagacagcgtggtgaagaaggcgcaatggcacctcttcaacctcaggaggctgaagaaatttggcttgtcaccaaaaaccactctcaaacttttacagatgcacaatcgagaacatcctgtcgggctgtttcaccgcctggtacggcaactgctctgcccacaatcgcaaggctctccagagggtagttaggcctgcacaacgcatcaccgggggcaaactacccgccctccatgacacctacaccacccgatgtcacaggaaggccaaaaagaacaTCAAgtacaacaaccacctgagccactgcttgttcaccctgctatcatccagaaggcgaggtcagtccaggtgcatcaaagcagggatcATGAGAccgaagctgtttttcaatctcaaggccatcagactgttaaacagccatcactaacattaagtggctgctgtcaacatactgactcaaatctctagccactttaatcatTCAAaatttgatgtaataaatgtataactagtcactttaaacaatgccactttgtataatgtttacataccctacattaactcatctcatatgtatatactgtactctataccatctactgcatcttgcctatgccgttcagccatcgctcatccatatatttatatgtacatattcatattaattcctttacactggtgtgtgtataaggtagttgttgtggaattgttagattacttgttagatattactgtgtggtcggaactagaaacacaagcatttcgctacactcgcattaacattgctaaccatgtgtatgtgaccaataagatttgatttgactgtttCGACAAGCTCCCCAAactaagttgggtgaattttggcccattcctcctgaccgagccggtgtaactgagtcaggtttgtaggcttccttgctcgcacacgctttttcagttctgcccacaaattttatatgggattgaggtcagggctttgtgatggccactcctataccttgactttgttgtccttaagacattttaccacaactttggaagtatgcttggggtcattgtccattcgggaagacccatttgtgaccaagcttaaacttcctgactgatgtcttgatgttgcttcaatatatccacataattttacttcctcatgatgccatctattttgtgaagtgcaccagtccctcctgcagcaaaagcacccccacaatatgattcTGCCGCCCCCgcacttcacggttgggatggtgttcttcggcttgcaagcctcccccgtttcctccagacattaccatggtcattatggccaaacagttctattattatttcatcagaccagaagacatttctccaaaaaagtatggtctttgtccccatgtgcagttgcaaactgtagtctggcttttttatggcagttttggagcagtggcttcttccttactgagcggcatttcaggttatgttgatataggactaattttactgtggatataaatacttttgtgcctgtttcctccagcatcttcacaaggtcctttgctgttctgggatatatttgcactttttgctacaaagtacgttcatctttaggagacagaacgcgtcttatTCCTGAGGcatgaaggctgcgtggtcccatggtgtttatacttgtgtactattgtttgtacagatgaacgcggtaccttcaggtgtttggaaattgctcccaaggatgaaccagatttgtggaggtctacacattttttttgtgaggtcttggctgatttcttttgattttaccatgatgtcaagcaaagatgcactgagtttgaaggtaggccttgaaatacatccacaggtacacctccaattgactcaaatgatgtcaattagcctatcagaagcttgtaaagccatgacaattttcttgaattttccaagcttttttaAGGCGCattcaacttggtgtatgtatacttctgactcactggaattgtgatgcagtgaaataatctgtctgtaagcaattgttgaaaaaattacttgtgtccatgtagaggtcgaccgatttttatgattttttttcatcaccgataccaattattggtcCTCCAATCAAACACCTTTTGGAGGAgcaaaaaaagccaataccgattaattggctaattttgtttttatttaaaaaaataatatatatatatatagggcaaaaaagtatttagtcagccaccaattgtgcaagttccccgACTTAAAAaggtgagaggcctgtaattttcatcataggtacacttcaactatgacagacaaaatgagaaagaaaatcacattttaggattttttacttatttatttgcaaattatggtggtaaacttttgttattgaccaaatacttatttatctcaatactttgttatataccctttgttggcaatgacagaggtcaaacgatttctgtaagtcttcacaaggttttcacacactgttactggtattttggcccattcctccatgcagatctcctctagagcagtgatgttttggggctgttgctgggcaagtgtaaaggaatgaataagaatatgtacatggccgaacggcataggcaagatgtagtagatggtatagagtacagtatatacatacgaggtgagtaatgtagggtatgtaaacatttaaAGTGGCTTGTGATACATTTATTGCATCAATTTTTCCATCTTAAAgttggctagagttgagtcagtatgttggcagcagccactcaatgttagtgatggctgtttaacagtctgatggccttgagatagaggctgtttttcagtctctcggtcctagctttgatgcacctgcactcacctcgccttctggatgatagcagggtaaACAGGcattggctcgggtggttgttgtccttgatgatctttttggccttcctgtgacatcgggtggtgtaggtgtcctggaaggcaggtagtttacgttgtgcagacctcactaccctctgaagagccttacggttatgggcggagcagttgctgtaccaggcggtgatacagcccgacaggatgctctgtaaaagtttgagtgtgtTTGGTGacaggccaaatttcttcagcctccagaggttaaagaggcgctgctgcgccttcttcaccatgctgtctgtgtgggtcgaCCATTCCAGTTTGTCCgtaatgtgtacgccgaggaacttaaaacttcccaccttctccactactgtcccgtcaatgtggataggggggtgctccctctgctgtttcctgaagtccacgatcatctcctttgttttgttgatgttgagtgtgaggttattttcctgacaccacactcagagggccctcccctcctccctgtaggccgtctcgtcgttgttggtaatcaagcctaccactgtagtgtcgtctgcaaactctatgattgagttggaggtgtgcatggccacgcagtcgtgggtgaacagggtgtacaggagagggctcagaacgcacccctgtggggccccagtgttgagggtcagcggggtggagatgttgttacctaccctcaccacctggtggtggcccgtcaggaagtccaggacccagttgcacagggcggggtcgagacccagggtttcAAGCTTattgacgagtttggagggtactatggtgttaaatgctgagctgtagtcaatgaacagcattcttacataggtattcctcttgtccagatgggttaaggCAGtgtgattgtgtcatctgtggacctattggagtgggtttagtgtgtcaggtagggtggaggtgatatggtccttgactagtctcccagcacttcatgatgatagaggtgagtgctatggggtggtagtcatttagctcagttaccttagcttttttgggaactggaacaatggtggcccgcttgaagcatgtgggaacagcagactgttATAGGGATTGATtcaatatgtccgtaaacacaccagccagctggtcctcGCATGCTCtaaggacgcggctggggatgccgtctgggcctgcggCCTTGTATTGTCCTCAagcaagcaaagaagttgtttagtttgtctgtgagcaagacatcgtggtatgcgatggggctggtttttcttttgtactccgtgattgactgtagaccctgccacatacctctcgtgtctgagccgttgaattgcgactctactttgtctctatactgatgcttattttgtttgattgccttgcagagggaatagctacactgtttgtatttggtcatgtttccggtcaccttgccctgattaaaggCAGTGGTTCATGCTTtaagttttgcgcgaatgctgcggtttctggttggggaatgttttaatagacgctgtgggtacaaccTCACCGACGCTCTTGCTAATAAACTTGCTCAGCGttttcatcaatgttgttgttcgacgctatgcggaacatatcccagtccacgtgatcgaagcaatcttgaagtgtggaatccgattggtcagaccagcgttgaacattCCTGAGCTCgagtgcttcctgttttagtttctgtctataggctgagAGCAACAAAATGTAGTCGTGGTCAGCTTTAACgaaaggagggtggaggagggccttatatgcgtcgcggaagttagaataacaatgatctagggttttgccagcccgggtcgcgcaatcgatatgctgatataatttagggagccttgttttcagattagtctTGATATTTAGAACTTGACCGTAGAGGCCGAccctcctctccagtctgtccagaaggaCATCATGGTCAACAGTGTCAAATGCTCCACTATATCCAAGAGTACAAAGATCGAGAACTGTTTGGCATCTGTGTTGGCTCTAAGATCATTTACCGATaaggctgtctctgtgctgtggtgGGCACAAAAAAACAGATTGGAATAAAATCTGTGGTATCTTCAGTGGTAAGATAGCGTTTCTTAATAATGTGTTCAGTAATACCCTGTTCTATGGGCTACAAGCTAGTAAAAACAAAGTGGTGATCAGATAAAGCAACATCAACAATAGAGGATATgtcagtagaaagccccttggtaataaccacaTCCAGATTATGGCTgcggttatgggtgggcccagtaacATGTTGGATAAGGTCCATGGAGCTCAAAGGATTCCTAAATTCAATGTCCTTGGAGTCAGTCTCTTTGTAAACATGAATATTAAAATCCATTTAATTGTTTACAAAAGTTCAAACTGGAGAGAAAGTGGTCAACTCACTTGCCACTGTAGGTATTAAAGGGTGTCAACTGAATTGATGATGACCTCACCAGCTACTATTTGACCTACCACCCTAACTTTCTCATATAGGTGGGATATTCCACCAACCTCAGTGAGTTTCTGTGGTTTTCCACTAGAAATGTGTAATTGGACCTCTTTATCTTGACCACAAACTGTACAGAGATAGGCTTTTGATTTTAATCTTCCCACACATTCGTAGCCTCTGACCTTAtagtccttctgtctgtctgtataatcACAGTTATGTTCTTCCTCCCTGGTTTGAAGTGGCCTTTAACAAATGCATTTTTCTCCTCTGCAGGGGGATTTCTGTAGCTTTGCCTAGTGGTTCCACATGCTATAATTAGTTTATATTAAAATCTTCAGACTTTATTCACTTGAATAACAAGATGAATAAGACCTATCATTACAGTATGCTTGCTCCTTTGAACCTTTTGGGGTAATTATTTTGGTAACTGTTATCTTGTTTTCTTTGGTAAGTCAGCGTTTTCATGCTGGCCAAATGTTTACATCAATAAGTTTTGAGTTTCGAGGCAAAGCAAGAGGTAAGAGAGGCAAGAGTAGCCTTCTCTAGGACCCAATAGGCAACATTCATTCAGGATTGTTCCTTGAGGCATTTAGGCATAGGCTCCATTCCAAAAAGCCAACATTTCTTGTGCTTCGTAGATGTGCTGGCTGACAATGGCACGAAAAGGATGTGCACGCATCGGTGGCCAGGAAGGCGTGTGCATTATGATTCTGAATGGTCAGATAGCTAGTAACAATGACAAGCAGCTGCCATGTGAGGAATCATAGGTGGCTTGTTTCTGCTCTAGAATCTTATTgtttctaataattagctgggtGATAAGccgaatcaggttagttacaactggggagCGGAAACCTTCGGgagggtagatctccaggaacatggttggagacTCCTGGTCTAATTcaaccctgtctgttttgccccatagttatGTTTTTGTTTCTAAATACCAACCACTTCCCAGTAGGCAAGATAATGCTTCCCTGGCTGGGAAAGCAGTCTCGGGGAATGTGAAGGTCAGTGGCAGTAGCTCATCAGATGGCGTGAGAGATGGACAGTGGGAGGGTCGGCTCTTGTTCACACTCTGCCTGATTAACAGGCGCAGAGTGATTGGCAGCGGGCAGGAGACAGGGCAGCTGCACATGCCTTGTGTGTATCAGGGGTTCTGCCAAGAGCAAGCCAGAGTGCTCCTCTGCAACCACTTAACAGTTCACTAATATTGTGTAAATATTGCCCAACTTCATAATTATACAGACACTCTCTAACAACACAGAGGCACCCTAGAATATGGTAATAttatagggccctataaaatctgcgATGCAGACGGACACGGAATCAAGACATTGAAACGGAATTCAacaatataatttttttttaaatttgacaTCAACTAACTCCATTGAACTTAGTAGAAAATTCCTTAATTTTCCTGAGATTATCATATGACATGAACAAAATACATCGATGATGCCCCTGTCTGTGTGCACATTTGTTTACCACTTTGTGTAGCTGTTAGTGATGATGCTAATGTAATGACGACCGCCTTCTGGTAAATGGAAATGCTTTCCCAAAAACCTTTTCAATTAAATATgaactacaaagtagc
This sequence is a window from Oncorhynchus gorbuscha isolate QuinsamMale2020 ecotype Even-year linkage group LG01, OgorEven_v1.0, whole genome shotgun sequence. Protein-coding genes within it:
- the LOC124046753 gene encoding mediator of RNA polymerase II transcription subunit 4-like is translated as MAVTDKSTKERLLSVLDDLEVLSRELIEMLALSRSQKLPQGGEDTQILELLVQRDREFQELMRVAQEQGKVHQEMQVLEKEVEKRDCDIQQLQKQLKEAEHILATAVYQAKEKLKSIDKARKGSISSEEIIKYAHRISASNAVCAPLNWVPGDPRRPYPTDLEMRSGMLGHMSNLPTNGVNGHLPGDALAAGRLPDVLTPQYPWQSSDVSVGMLPPPHGNDFGLEPPGHNKENEDDVEAMSTDSSSSSSDSD